GGTGACCGTGCCAAGAATCGGTACCCCTGCCGCCATCCCACTGACAAACTCATCCGTCACCGGTTTATCCACCGTGACCAGATACTCTTTTTCGTGATCGTTACCGGCGCGCAGGATTTTATTGACCAGATCGCCGTGGTTGGTGAGGAAGATCAGCCCCTGTGAGTCTTTGTCCAGACGACCAATCGGGAATACGCGTTTGCTATGGTTAACAAAGTCGACGATGTTGTCACGTTCGCCATCTTCCGTGGTGCTGACAATACCTACCGGTTTGTTCAGGGCGATAAGCACCAGATCTTCTGCTTCGCGCGGCTCAATCAACTGACCGTTAACTTTTACAACGTCGCCAGGGTTTACCTGATCGCCAATGGTGGCGCGTTTACCGTTCAGGAAAACGTTGCCTTGTTCGATATAACGATCGGCCTCGCGACGGGAGCAAATTCCACTTTCGCTGATGTATTTATTTAATCGGATGGATGAGTCGGGCAGCATAAATTCTCCTGTAAAAGCGAAATATACCTCACCTTGCGGGCGAGAAAAAATAATCGTGGCGCAACACATTGGCGATAAATGTGATCTACGGCGCTTTTCAGTCGTGGGGGTTATTCGTGAGTGAGTCGGAAACCTGACAGCGCGATGCGTATCAGGTTTCCGGTTTTATCAATAATCATCCCGCTCGTCGTCTTCATCCGCCTGCTCCAACACGTTATAGGCGACGGAACAGAACAGTGAATTGAGACGCTGCATATCCCCCAGCAGGCCCAGGTGCAGTGAGCTGGTTTCAATGCTTTGCACGTTCTGCTGATGCAGACGATCAACGTGAGCATGCGAGTAACGGCGATTGAGGATACGAAAACGATGTTTACTCCGGCGCAGACGACGCGCGGTTGTCACATCTCCTGAGAAGAAGACAGACATCGCCAGTCGCAGGTTATTGAGCAACTGGTCGTACAGTGCATCCAGTTCCTTCAGCCCTTCCACGGAGAAGGCCCGGCGCGCCGCCAGTGATTTGTCGGCAATCTCGCTCCCCATCCGTTCGACGATATCGGAGGCCTGCTCCAGGTTGAGTGACATTTCGATGATTTCAGCCCAGCGGCGTGACTCCTCTTCCGCCAGTTCCTCTTTTGGCATCCGCGCCAGGTAGAGCTTGATCGCGGTATACAGCACGTTGATATCATCCGCCATCTTGCGAAGCTCTTTCTCTTCGCGTGGCTCACCGTGCATCACGCGCTTAAGCCCTTCCATCATCTGCTCCATGGCATCGCCAATACGCAGCGCTTCACGCGCGGCATTGGCCAGTGCAAGGGTCGGGGTGTCCAGGGCGCTGACATCCAGATGTTTCGGTTTCAGGTGACCATCCAGTTCCGGTTCGTCGCGAATAATACGCTTACAAAATCGCGCCATCGACTCGGCAAAGGGCACCATGGCCAGACAACGCACCAGGTTGTAAAAGACGTGGAAGTAGATAACCAATTCAGATTTTGGCAGTGGCAGTTCATCCATCGCGTTCGCCAGCATGTGAACAAACGGCAGAATCAGCAGACTCCCCACCAGCTTGAACAACAAACTGCCGAGCGCCACACGACGCGCCGCCGCATTAGCCGCACTGTTGTTGAGCATCGCCAGCAGGCCGGAACCGAGGTTGGCGCCGATCACCAGACAGAGCGCCACCGGGAACGAAATAATCCCCGCCGCCGTCAGGGTTGCCGTCAGCAGCACAGCCGCCAGGCTGGAATAACTGATAATGGCGAACAGCGCGCCAATCAGCGCATCCAGCATGATATCGCCGGTTAACGAGGCGAAAATCACCTGCACCCCGTTGGCCTGCGTTATCGGCGTCACCGCCTGCACAATCAATTCCAGTGCCAGCAGAATCAGACCAAGGCCGATCCCTACCCTCCCCAGTTGCCCGACCCGGGACTGTTTACGCCCCAAAAAGAAGATCACGCCGATGAAAATCAGCAACGGCGACAGCCAGGACAAATCGAAGGTCAGGATACGCGCCATCAGCGCGGTCCCCACATCTGCGCCTAATACAATCACCAACGCGGGCGTTAGGGCGACAAGATCCTGGGCGACAAATGAGGTGACCAGCATGGTCGTGGCGTTACTGCTTTGTACCAGCGCAGTCACGCCAATGCCCGCGCAGAAGGCGAGCGGTTTCTTTTCAACGCTACGGCTGAGAACAGTACGCAGACGCGCGCCAAAAACACGCATCACGCCGGTACGCACAATGTGAGTGCCCCACACCAACAGAGCAACTGCAGAAAGTAGGTGCAACAGAGTTAACACGGAATCAGGTTCTCCTTATATTTATATGTTCCTGAGGTTCATGGCACCGGCATCATGCCTGATGGCGCTGCGCTTATCAGGCCTACAAATAACCCCGGTAGGCTGGATAAGGCGTTTACGCCGCCATCCGGCAAGCAACGCTCATGAACCTGCTTCCAGTATAAGGGTTTACCATCAATAAAGAGATAAGGCGCTCAAAGAGCGCCTTATGAGTGGTAAGGAAAGTAGATGTTTTATGAATTAATCTGCGTCATATCCCAGATTTGGTGCTAACCAGCGCTCGACCTCGGCAACCGGCATACCTTTGCGCAGCGCATAGTCCTCCACCTGATCGCGTTGAATCTGCGCGACGGCATAGTACTTGCTATCCGGATGGCTGAAGTACCAGCCCGACACCGACGCCCCCGGCCACATGGCGAAAGATTCGGTGAGCTTCATGCCGGTGTGTTTTTCCACCTCCAGCAGTTCCCAAATTGTGCCTTTCTCCGTGTGTTCAGGACAGGCCGGATAGCCTGGAGCCGGGCGGATACCCTGGTAGTTTTCGCGGATCAGCTCCTCATTGCTGAGGTTCTCGTGGGCCGCATAACCCCAGTAGACTTTACGCACGCGCTCATGCAGATATTCCGCGAAGGCCTCCGCCAGACGGTCGGCAATCGCTTTCACCATAATCTTGTTGTAGTCGTCGTGTTGGGCTTCAAATGCATCGGCCAGCGCATCTTCTTCCAGCCCACCGGTGACGGCAAAGGCACCGATGTAATCCGCTTTACCACTCAGTTTCGGCGCCACAAAGTCAGACAAGCAGTAGTTGGCGAAACCCACTTTCTCGGTTTGCTGGCGAAGATGGTGGCTGACCGCTTGCACATGAGTACGCGTCTCGTCACGATAGATTTCGATGTCATCACCGACGCGGTTCGCCGGGAACAGCCCCACCACGCCGCGCGGGTTAAGGGATTTCTCCGCACTTAACATATCGAGCATATCGTTGGCATCTTTAAACAAGCGCTGCGCTTCCTCACCCACCACTTCGTCTTCCAGGATGCGCGGATATTTACCGGCCAGCGACCAGGTCATAAAGAACGGTGTCCAGTCGATGTAATTGCGCAGGGTTTCAATACTGGCTTCGACTTCCTGTACGCCCAGACGATGCGCCACCGGCGGCGTGTAGCTTGCCCAGTCGAACGCCAGATCATTGTCACGCGCTGCCGCCAGCGTGACCGGCGGCGTGCGCGGTTTCTTGCGCCCGTGTTGGATACGCACGGTTTCGTACTCTTTGCGGGTACGGGCGACAAAGTCATCACGCTGCGCGTCGGAGAGCAAGGCCGCCACCACGCCAACAGTACGCGACGCGTTCTGCACATAGACCGTCGGACCGCTGTAGTTCTGCTCGATTTTCACCGCCGTGTGCGCTTTCGAGGTGGTCGCGCCGCCAATCAGCAGCGGAATGGTAAAGCCCTGACGCTCCATCTCCTTCGCCACGTTGACCATCTCATCGAGCGACGGAGTAATCAGCCCGGAAAGACCAATCAAATCCGCGTTCACTTCTCTGGCGGTTCTGAGGATTTTCTCCGCCGGAACCATCACACCCAAATCAACAATTTCGTAGTTATTACACTGCAACACCACGCCGACGATGTTTTTACCGATGTCGTGCACGTCGCCTTTTACGGTGGCGATGACCATTTTGCCGTTGCTGGAGCCTTTCTCTTTGCTGGCCTCAATATACGGTTCAAGGTAAGCCACCGCTTGCTTCATCACGCGGGCGGATTTCACCACCTGCGGCAGGAACATTTTCCCTTCGCCGAACAGGTCACCGACCACGTTCATGCCATCCATCAGCGGGCCTTCAATAACTTCAATCGGGCGTGCCGCCTGCTGACGCGCTTCTTCGGTATCCAGCTCAATGAACTCGGTGATCCCTTTCACCAGTGAGTATTCGAGGCGTTTTTTTACGTCCCAGCTACGCCATTCGGCCTGCTGAGCGTTAGCAGAATCATCCGTTTTGCTGCCACGGTATTTCTCAGCCAGCTCCAGCAGACGTTCGGTGCCGTCGTCACGACGGTTGAGGATCACATCTTCAACCGCGTCGCGCAGGTCGGCAGGCAAGTCGTCGTAAATCGCCAGTTGTCCAGCGTTGACGATCCCCATATCCATCCCGTTACGAATGGCGTAATAGAGGAACACGGCGTGAATCGCTTCGCGTACCGGGTCATTTCCACGGAACGAGAACGAAACGTTAGAGACACCACCGGAGATCAACGCATGCGGCAACTCGCGTTTAATGTCTTCGCAGGCGCCAATGAAATCCTGCGCGTAGTTGTTGTGCTCTTCGATACCGGTCGCCACCGCGAAGATGTTCGGGTCAAAGATGATATCTTCTGGCGGGAAACCGACCTCTTCGGTGAGGATTTTGTACGCCCGACGGCAGATCTCGATTTTGCGCGCGCGGGTATCGGCCTGGCCCTGTTCATCAAAGGCCATCACCACCACCGCCGCCCCGTAACGACGCAGCAACTTCGCTTGATGGGTAAAGGTCTCTACCCCCTCTTTCATCGAGATGGAGTTAACGATGCCTTTGCCCTGAATGCACTTCAGCCCTTTTTCGATGACCTCCCATTTCGAGGAGTCGATCATGATCGGCACGCGAGCGATGTCCGGCTCTCCGGCGATCAGGCTAAGGAAACGCACCATCGCCGCTTCGGCGTCAAGCATCCCCTCATCCATGTTGATGTCGATAATCTGTGCGCCGCTTTCCACCTGCTGCAACGCCACTTCCAGCGCTTCGCTGTATTTCTCTTCTTTGATCAGGCGCTTGAATTTAGCGGAACCGGTCACGTTGGTCCGTTCGCCCACGTTGACAAACAGGCTGTCCGCGCCGATGTTGAGCGGCTCAAGCCCGGCAAGACGGCAGGCCACCGGAATTTCCGGAAGCTGGCGCGGCGGTAACCCTGCAACCGCACGACTCATCGCCGCAATGTGTTCCGGCGTGGTACCGCAGCAGCCGCCGACGATATTCAGGAAGCCCGCTGTCGCCCATTCGCGAATCTGAACCGCCATGGTGTCAGCATCAAGGTCATATTCGCCAAAGGCGTTCGGCAGTCCGGCGTTCGGGTGCGCGGTAACATAGCATTCGGCAATACGCGACAGCTCCTGCACATACTGGCGCAGTTCGTCCGGCCCCAGCGCACAGTTGAGGCCAAAGGTGAGCGCTTCGGCGTGGCGCAGAGAGTTGTAGAACGCTTCCGTCGTTTGGCCGGAGAGCGTGCGCCCGGAAGCGTCGGTGATGGTGCCGGAGATCATAATGGGCAGTTCAACGCCCAGCGCTTCAAATTCTTCTTTCACCGCAAAAATAGCGGCTTTGGCGTTGAGCGTATCAAATACGGTTTCAATCAGGATCAGGTCACTACCGCCCTCCACCAGCGCTTTGGTGGATTCACGGTAAGCCGCCACCAACTGATCAAAGGTGATATTACGGAATGCCGGATCGTTAACGTCTGGCGAGATGGACGCCGTGCGGTTGGTTGGGCCGAGAACACCCGCCACGTAGCGTGGTTTTTCCGGCGTGCGCGCCGTCCACTCGTCGGCGCAGGCACGCGCCAGTTTTGCTGCGGCAAAGTTGATTTCCGCTGACAGGGATTCCATCTGGTAATCCGCCATCGCGATGGTCGTGGAGTTGAAGGTGTTGGTTTCGATGATATCCGCGCCCGCTTCAAAGTAGGCGTTATGAATCGCGGTTATCACCTCCGGTTTGCTCAGCACCAACAGATCGTTGTTGCCTTTGAGGTCACACGGCCAGTCGGCAAAGCGTTCGCCGCGGAAATCCTCTTCACTCAGACGATAGCCCTGGATCATGGTGCCCATACCGCCGTCCAGCACCAGAATACGTTCTTTTAACTGCTGACGTAATTGTTCAACTTTGCTGCTCACACTCGCTCCCGACAACGCTCAACCCAGACCAGAAATGGCCAACAAACCATACTGGCACAAACTGATGTGACGGAAAAGCAAACAGCGGGCAACATGAGACATGTTCAGCTTCACTCATCCGATCAGTACAGGAATTCTTGCATTATAATTAAATAAAACGAAAATGATTTCCACGATACAGAAAAGGAGACGGCTATGGTTGCCCCCGTTCCCGCAAAACGCGGTAGAAAACCCGCGGCTGCTACGACCCCCGCGACCGGACAGGTTCAGTCTCTCACCCGTGGACTGAAGCTGCTGGAATGGATTGCTGAGTCTAACGGTAGCGTTGCGCTGACCGAACTGGCGCAACAGGCGGGTTTACCGAATTCAACCACTCACCGTTTATTGACCACCATGCAGCAACAGGGATTTGTGCGCCAGGTCGGTGAACTGGGCCACTGGGCGGTAGGCGCTCATGCGTTTACCGTTGGCAGCAGTTTTTTACAAAGCCGGAATCTGCTGGCAATTGTTCATCCGATCCTGCGCAAGTTGATGGAAGACTCCGGCGAAACGGTCAATCTGGCGGTGCTTGACCAGAGCGACCATCAGGCGATTATCATCGACCAGGTACAATGTACCCAGCTGATGCGTATGTCTGCGCCTATCGGCGGCAAACTGCCGATGCACGCGTCCGGCGCGGGTAAAGCATTCTTATCGCAGTTGAGCGAAGAACAAGTCACCGGCTTACTGCACCGTAAAGGGCTGCACGCTTATACTCATGCCACGCTGGTGTCGCCCGTGCATCTTAAAGATGACCTTGCCCAGACGCGTAAGCGCGGTTATTCGTTTGATGATGAAGAACATGCGCTGGGTTTGCGCTGCGTGGCATCGTGCATTTATGACGAGCATCACGAGCCGTTTGCCGCGATTTCCATCTCTGGGCCGATTTCGCGCATCACCGATGACCGGGTGACTGAGTTCGGTGCTATGGCGATTAAGGCTGCGAAAGAGGTGACGCTGGCGTACGGCGGATTCCGCTAAGTCGGGTAAAGCGTTTTAAGCCGCCATCCGTCGACCAAATACCTGATGGCGCCACGCTTATCAGGCCTACGGATGACTTATCCGGCCTGATTATAGCGCACGCTAAACCGCTGACGGCGGCGGTAG
This Citrobacter enshiensis DNA region includes the following protein-coding sequences:
- the metH gene encoding methionine synthase — encoded protein: MSSKVEQLRQQLKERILVLDGGMGTMIQGYRLSEEDFRGERFADWPCDLKGNNDLLVLSKPEVITAIHNAYFEAGADIIETNTFNSTTIAMADYQMESLSAEINFAAAKLARACADEWTARTPEKPRYVAGVLGPTNRTASISPDVNDPAFRNITFDQLVAAYRESTKALVEGGSDLILIETVFDTLNAKAAIFAVKEEFEALGVELPIMISGTITDASGRTLSGQTTEAFYNSLRHAEALTFGLNCALGPDELRQYVQELSRIAECYVTAHPNAGLPNAFGEYDLDADTMAVQIREWATAGFLNIVGGCCGTTPEHIAAMSRAVAGLPPRQLPEIPVACRLAGLEPLNIGADSLFVNVGERTNVTGSAKFKRLIKEEKYSEALEVALQQVESGAQIIDINMDEGMLDAEAAMVRFLSLIAGEPDIARVPIMIDSSKWEVIEKGLKCIQGKGIVNSISMKEGVETFTHQAKLLRRYGAAVVVMAFDEQGQADTRARKIEICRRAYKILTEEVGFPPEDIIFDPNIFAVATGIEEHNNYAQDFIGACEDIKRELPHALISGGVSNVSFSFRGNDPVREAIHAVFLYYAIRNGMDMGIVNAGQLAIYDDLPADLRDAVEDVILNRRDDGTERLLELAEKYRGSKTDDSANAQQAEWRSWDVKKRLEYSLVKGITEFIELDTEEARQQAARPIEVIEGPLMDGMNVVGDLFGEGKMFLPQVVKSARVMKQAVAYLEPYIEASKEKGSSNGKMVIATVKGDVHDIGKNIVGVVLQCNNYEIVDLGVMVPAEKILRTAREVNADLIGLSGLITPSLDEMVNVAKEMERQGFTIPLLIGGATTSKAHTAVKIEQNYSGPTVYVQNASRTVGVVAALLSDAQRDDFVARTRKEYETVRIQHGRKKPRTPPVTLAAARDNDLAFDWASYTPPVAHRLGVQEVEASIETLRNYIDWTPFFMTWSLAGKYPRILEDEVVGEEAQRLFKDANDMLDMLSAEKSLNPRGVVGLFPANRVGDDIEIYRDETRTHVQAVSHHLRQQTEKVGFANYCLSDFVAPKLSGKADYIGAFAVTGGLEEDALADAFEAQHDDYNKIMVKAIADRLAEAFAEYLHERVRKVYWGYAAHENLSNEELIRENYQGIRPAPGYPACPEHTEKGTIWELLEVEKHTGMKLTESFAMWPGASVSGWYFSHPDSKYYAVAQIQRDQVEDYALRKGMPVAEVERWLAPNLGYDAD
- a CDS encoding Na/Pi cotransporter family protein, which gives rise to MLTLLHLLSAVALLVWGTHIVRTGVMRVFGARLRTVLSRSVEKKPLAFCAGIGVTALVQSSNATTMLVTSFVAQDLVALTPALVIVLGADVGTALMARILTFDLSWLSPLLIFIGVIFFLGRKQSRVGQLGRVGIGLGLILLALELIVQAVTPITQANGVQVIFASLTGDIMLDALIGALFAIISYSSLAAVLLTATLTAAGIISFPVALCLVIGANLGSGLLAMLNNSAANAAARRVALGSLLFKLVGSLLILPFVHMLANAMDELPLPKSELVIYFHVFYNLVRCLAMVPFAESMARFCKRIIRDEPELDGHLKPKHLDVSALDTPTLALANAAREALRIGDAMEQMMEGLKRVMHGEPREEKELRKMADDINVLYTAIKLYLARMPKEELAEEESRRWAEIIEMSLNLEQASDIVERMGSEIADKSLAARRAFSVEGLKELDALYDQLLNNLRLAMSVFFSGDVTTARRLRRSKHRFRILNRRYSHAHVDRLHQQNVQSIETSSLHLGLLGDMQRLNSLFCSVAYNVLEQADEDDERDDY
- the iclR gene encoding glyoxylate bypass operon transcriptional repressor IclR, whose protein sequence is MVAPVPAKRGRKPAAATTPATGQVQSLTRGLKLLEWIAESNGSVALTELAQQAGLPNSTTHRLLTTMQQQGFVRQVGELGHWAVGAHAFTVGSSFLQSRNLLAIVHPILRKLMEDSGETVNLAVLDQSDHQAIIIDQVQCTQLMRMSAPIGGKLPMHASGAGKAFLSQLSEEQVTGLLHRKGLHAYTHATLVSPVHLKDDLAQTRKRGYSFDDEEHALGLRCVASCIYDEHHEPFAAISISGPISRITDDRVTEFGAMAIKAAKEVTLAYGGFR
- the rluF gene encoding 23S rRNA pseudouridine(2604) synthase RluF, whose amino-acid sequence is MLPDSSIRLNKYISESGICSRREADRYIEQGNVFLNGKRATIGDQVNPGDVVKVNGQLIEPREAEDLVLIALNKPVGIVSTTEDGERDNIVDFVNHSKRVFPIGRLDKDSQGLIFLTNHGDLVNKILRAGNDHEKEYLVTVDKPVTDEFVSGMAAGVPILGTVTKKCKVKKEAPFVFRITLVQGLNRQIRRMCEHFGYEVKKLERTRIMNVSLSGIPLGEWRDLTDDELIDLFKLIEGSSSEAKPKAKAKPKTAGIKRPVVKMEKTNEKARPASNGKRFTAPGRKKKGR